In a genomic window of Lonchura striata isolate bLonStr1 chromosome 4, bLonStr1.mat, whole genome shotgun sequence:
- the TMEM165 gene encoding putative divalent cation/proton antiporter TMEM165, which translates to MGSPPLPPLPRVAALLLAAALLLAAPARLRAAPEEEPGRKKEPPPPPAAQGAEPRAEKGSSLVAPVHIVSEESADKTNLGFIHAFVAAISVIIVSELGDKTFFIAAIMAMRYNRLTVLAGAMLALGLMTCLSVLFGYATTVIPRVYTYYVSTALFAIFGIRMLREGLKMSPDEGQEELEEVQAEIKKKDEELQRTKLLNGPGDVESGPGTTIPQKKWLHFISPIFVQAFTLTFLAEWGDRSQLTTIVLAAREDPYGVAVGGTVGHCLCTGLAVIGGRMIAQKISVRTVTIIGGIVFLAFAFSALFISPDSGF; encoded by the exons ATGGGgtccccgccgctgccgccgctcccgcgggtcgccgcgctgctgctggcggccgcgctgctgctggcggccccggcgcggctccgCGCCGCTCCCGAGGAAGAGCCCGGCAGGAAGaaggagccgccgccgccgccggcggcGCAGGGAGCGGAGCCGCGGGCTGAG AAAGGCTCCTCTCTAGTTGCTCCAGTCCACATTGTCAGTGAAGAGTCAGCTGACAAGACTAACTTGGGTTTTATTCATGCCTTCGTGGCTGCTATATCGGTCATCATCGTGTCAGAGCTGGGGGACAAGACCTTCTTCATCGCAGCCATCATGGCCATGCGCTACAACCGTCTGACCGTACTGGCTGGTGCTATGCTTGCCCTGGGACTGATGACGTGTTTATCAG ttttgtttggcTATGCCACCACGGTTATTCCTCGTGTGTACACATACTATGTATCAACAGCACTGTTTGCAATCTTTGGCATCCGAATGCTTCGGGAAGGCTTGAAAATGAGTCCAGACGAAGGTCAGGAAGAGCTGGAGGAAGTtcaagcagaaattaaaaaaaaagatgaggaa CTTCAGAGAACTAAACTGTTAAATGGGCCAGGAGATGTGGAATCTGGGCCAGGCACTACTATACCTCAGAAGAAGTGGCTACACTTTATTTCACCAATCTTTGTTCAAGCTTTTACTTTAACATTTTTAGCAGAATGGGGCGATCGTTCCCAATTAACAACCATAGTCTTGGCTGCCAGAGAG GACCCTTATGGTGTGGCAGTAGGAGGAACAGTGGGACATTGCCTATGCACTGGTTTGGCAGTTATTGGAGGGAGAATGATAGCACAAAAAATTTCTGTTAGGACTG tgacAATCATAGGAGGCATTGTCTTCTTAGCATTTGCATTTTCTGCACTATTTATAAGTCCAGACTCTGGTTTTTAA